A window from Bombina bombina isolate aBomBom1 unplaced genomic scaffold, aBomBom1.pri scaffold_1653, whole genome shotgun sequence encodes these proteins:
- the LOC128644595 gene encoding gastrula zinc finger protein XlCGF26.1-like: protein MCDSDNEGKNDAKISCNKGQTKDQWLRNVQPSEQEMCANISTGEFTNCNNPSHDQSPNASLNLQNQRSHMGNLCTECGKCFLKKSHLLKHLKIHTGKKQFSCPICGKCFNCKNILVAHQKIHTGEKGFSCSDCGKCFTRKSTLLMHQQIHTGKKAFSCSDCGKCFTRKSTLLMHQQIHTGKKAFSCSDCGKCFTRKSTLLMHQLIHTGEKAFSCSDCGKCFILKSHLIRHQKIHTGEKAFSCSDCGKCFTQKSHLITHQNIHTGVKGFSCSDCGKYFTLKSHLSRHQKIHTGEKAFSCSDCGKCFTQKSNLITHQKIHTGVKGFSCSDCGKCFTRKSTLLMHQQIHTGKKAFSCSDCGKCFTVKSALIMHQKTHTGEKAFSCCDCGKCFTLKQTLIRHQTIHTGEKAFSCSDCGKCFTLKSHLIRHQKIHTGENAFSCSDCGKCFTLKSHLLSHQKTHTGEKAFLCSDCGKCFTRKSTLLIHQKIHTGEKGFTCSKCGKCFILKSHLIRHQKTHIKRNQSLTF from the exons ATGTGTGACAGTGACAATGAAG gtAAAAAcgatgctaagatttcatgtaacaaGGGACAAACAAAAGATCAGTGGCTAAGAAATGTCCAACCATCAGAGCAGGAAATGTGTGCCAATataagtacag gtgaatttacaaactgcaataatcctagtcatgatcagagtccaaatgcttctttaaatcttcaaaatcaaagaagccacatGGGAAATTTATgtactgaatgtgggaaatgttttcttaagaaatcacatcttcttaaacatctaaaaattcatacaggaaaaaAGCAATTTTCCTGTcctatatgtgggaaatgttttaactgTAAAAACATTCTTgttgctcatcagaaaattcatacaggggagaaaggattttcatgttctgactgtggaaaatgttttactcggaaatcaactctTCTTATGCATCAACAAATTCATACAGggaagaaagcattttcatgttctgactgtggaaaatgttttactcggaaatcaactctTCTTATGCATCAACAAATTCATACAGggaagaaagcattttcatgttctgactgtggaaaatgttttactcggaaatcaactctTCTTATGCATCAActaattcatacaggggagaaagcattttcatgttctgactgtggaaaatgttttatcctGAAATCgcatcttattaggcatcagaaaattcatacaggggagaaagcattttcatgttctgactgtgggaaatgttttactcagaaatcacatcTCATTACACATCAGAACATTCATACAGGggtgaaaggattttcatgttctgactgtggaaaatattttactctgaaatcacatcttagtaggcatcagaaaattcatacaggggagaaagcattttcatgttctgactgtgggaaatgttttactcagaaatcaaatctcattacacatcagaaaattcatacaggggtgaaaggattttcatgttctgactgtggaaaatgttttactcggaaatcaactctTCTTATGCATCAACAAATTCATACAGggaagaaagcattttcatgttctgactgtgggaaatgttttactgtgAAATCAGctcttattatgcatcagaaaactcatacaggggagaaagcattttcatgttgtgactgtgggaaatgttttactctgaaacaaactcttattaggcatcaaacaattcatacaggggagaaagcattttcatgttctgactgtgggaaatgttttactctgaaatcacatcttattaggcatcagaaaattcatacaggggagaacgcattttcatgttctgactgtgggaaatgttttactctgaaatcacatcTTCTTAGCCATCAGAAAAcgcatacaggagaaaaagcatttttgtgttctgactgtggaaaatgttttactcggaaatcaactctTCTTATTCATCAAAAAATTCATACTGGGGAAAAAGGATTTACATGTTctaaatgtggaaaatgttttatcctgaaatcacatcttattaggcatcagaaaactcatattaaAAGAAATCAGAGTTTAACCTTCTAA